GTGCTCTAGTGCAAAAGGGtatttggtttgttgttgaAACTTTCCCTCAAAAGGGTTTCATCATAAACTGTATCTATGagtacataaaagaaaacatgataaataaaaatgactgtATACAGTTTGAATGTACTttccactttaaaaataaagtgtatctaataataaataatgggtgatattttggaaaacaaactttgagCGAGTTGAAAAggtccttcttttcttctgataaagAAGGAATTTCTCCTGACATGACAATCTGATTCCTTAGGGGAAGGTCATTAAATGCCTCtgcttcatttatatttatgaaaaaGTTATCGTGTATTTTCTGTTGATGATCCACCGTACTTCCCCTTCGATATTTTCCgtagtttgttttttacctTGGAAGTCTGCTTCTTGCTTATGGCAAATGGAAATAATCCTGTGGAATACAATGTTGTAATAATCATGActacattaaattttaaaagatgttatttATTACTTGATGAACAAGAATAATGTCTTGAAAGCACAGTGGTATCCACTTGATATTTACTGCTCATTCTACTCCAAATGGAACAATCTGCTCTGAAACCATTTCTTATGGCATATGCATATaaagaaatttatcttttgtacGCCCtttcaagaataaataaatgttgaatgtCTCTTTTTTGcgtgtagacactttgtaaatgccatgagTTGCTCAGTaggaggtatgtgtgtactaaatattcatgattatcattattataaatgtaaCTTCATTGCACGACTACACAAACCAAAAATGCTGCATTGGGAAAAGGACGATTattatactctctctctcccctctatTAACTTATATTTTCACTATGTCttttcaacaataattttagcttattttggtgagaagaaaatgtaatcCGTCACTAACTTCAAGTGTGTGGGGAATTCCTGATTTCGTGTACGATCTGTAGCACCGAGATGTTGCTCGGCAACCATCGTCGTATGGATTCGGTGCAACTATatgttttttaataatgtaataaatgtgcatagtaaaacagaaaaaaatcataggatcagataaaaataatatatagctcatataataacaaaacaaagaatgtaaatacCTGGATAGATGCCAGTTTAccgaaaatgtaaacaatgcaagTTTTCACCCCCActacttaaaattgtttttctctctcatcaagATATACCTcagtatattttataatatatttatataagaatatacttatttttttgcaattatATTGTAAAAGACTAATATAGTCAATCATACATTCAGGCAATAAGTTTCGATAACAATCGCACATTCTCAACCTGGCTTTTCTACTTACCCAGCacgttgaataaatatttttcggCAAAATAGTTGTATCCACGGTCATGGTCGTGGTTTGCCGGTCCTCTGGAACTAAATGCCTGGATATCTCCGAACGAAATATTAGGAATAGACTGCAAATTTCGACAGTAATCTAAAGAGGTGTTTGACTTTTGCGTTTCAACCATCTTCGAAATACTTGGACAGGAAGTAGCGAGACGTGCTTACGTCTGCGCATATCTTTTCCAGCACTTTATTACGAAAAGGTCCATATGATGCCACCAACGATAAAATTACTTCCCGCCCTGTCAGTTAAAGACgttatacagaaaaaaaatttgcacatCACAAAGAAGAACAATTGTTTTGATCGAGATTGTTTTGATTGTAATATAAGACAAGAAGAACTGTTTGATTTGCTTGTCTCCGTGTTCGTTTGTGATGAGTATGCATATGCTTGTTATTGCTGACTATTGATTAGCAATATGCGTAATGGAGAGATGCCTTTAGCTAGGATATTtcactattattttttcttacctttagcGTAGGACGAAGATATTCAGACTTCCATTGATATAAAGGACAGCGCCAGAGTAAACCTTTCACCaggagaaggaaagacagacagTGGAGATTTGAATGCAATGGCTTGGTTTGAGGACCAGTGCTAGGTCATTAAAGTGATGTGTGCCTCCCTACCCGTCCTGATGGAACACAACATCTGATGGAACACAACATATATCTCTTTTCTCGTCACAGAGGGGTGACCGGGTGAGGTAAACGAagaagagagatggagagtgaaagagagagagagagagagagtataaaactttattaattctcctcttctctcactctctaatTTTATGATGCGTATCTGCTTTCGCAAGGTCTTGCTGGAAACTTTAACCGTACAAAAACTCCCGAAGAGAAACACATTGAGACGAATAAAGTTGCTGTACATTTAGATATAATCATTTTTGCATACTGCTCGTCATCTAGTAAAGTTTATAGGAGTTTcgatatttaaaatttattttctaaacaatGCTTTTCTCAGGGTGATTATGACTGGTAAAGAAGGCATTAAGATAATATAATTAATCCTGAAccgcagggcttctgcttacgcaaaaaattgcgtacagtacgcattaaaagttcggaggaccccttcaattttcgtcaatggggtccctttcaaatttgggcgaagaacagggaccccttaaaaatctgaagaaggattccctgggaccccaaagaatttagccttagcagaagccctgactgaACCTATTCGCACGGGACTAATTTGTGTGTGTCGACCTGTGTGTGCAGAACAGCTTTAATTTCTTTCCCTTAGCAAAGCTATATTATAACTGTAGCACTCTATCGTTTGATCTTGAAAACCTGAATCTGCTGCTGTCTCATTATAACtaaaaaagattataattaagtGAAGTGTTCGAAGGCAGTAACAATGACTTAGTAAAACTTCGAGCgaaaatgaatgtttattaAGTATCAAGATACATTACAAATATCTTAATCACGTGTAAACAACCTTTAAAATGAGGCAGTTGTAATCTGTTTTAATGCAATTATTTACAAAGCTTATGCTTCTAATTAGTGATTAAAATAGCACCACTGGGtgtttaaatgagaaaaataatttatttattactccACATAAAAAGTTACAAAAGCAAGTAGCTTATTTTTGCTTAATGACAATTTACTGTATGGATCGAACGATTGGTGACAAATTCTGTTTAGTCTTTTGTTCAGAAACAAGGGCCTTCTTGTCACTTGCGTAGTCCAAATGCAAACAGCCCTGCGGCGATGACGCTGAGGACACAAGCGATAACAGAGAGGATGAAGCCATACCCATAGTTGAGATGCTTAGCAGCGTCGACTGTCTTAGCACCAAACACAGCAAGTTCCACTACCAGGAATAAGgctgaaagaagagaaaaacataatTGATGACGACTTTCCGGTTAAAAGGAGGTTTTTACagattgataaaatattttgtttggcaCGAGTTGCTAGGGGTATGCCACAAATATAAAGAAGACAATCATTCTGTAACATATAGACCACCTAATCACAGtactaaatattatttctaaatCATCCACTAGTTAAATTATTACATCAAAGAAATATGATGTCAAACatatgtgaaaaaataaagatataattGTAATCATTACACTCAGTAGAATATTAGTGTGCCACCATCGCAAAGACAGTCAAAGGGAAGCAACACAAGCATTAAATTGGACGAAGGGTTTCAGTATAGCCTCCCTTGTCAAGCTGTGCAACCTTACTGGGTATTTTCCCTTTAAATAcatagttaaaaaaattgaaaaatataaatctaataataaaaataaaatacaaatgcgAGTCATGTGAATAAGTTACTGTTCTGGCGTATTAATGACACATCACTAAAATGTTCTGACCTGTGGCAGCGGACGAAGCAATGCAACCGAAAGACAAGACACTGTTATCCAGGACAGCATGTGGAATTCCAAGAACCAGACTTCCGGCGATGGTCAATAGTCCCAGGATGGAGAACGCCCGACATGCCTTTAACCAGTCTAAGAAAAATCGACCCAAGTGTATTTTAGTGAAATGCTCTTGAATTACGTTTCTATGAAAATTACATCGAATGAAAtatactccccccccccccaccacaaGCGCgaattaacacacacaaaagccaGTGCACAAATACAATCGTAGATGAAgacaagaggaaagaaaaaataaaaaggacagaaTAAGAATAATTACGTGAATTCATTGCTCAGCGATGTCTTGGATCAATTTCGAAGGGAAAGAAGAACAATTTAACAAAAGATTACAAGCTAGAAATCCAAACcacacatctttatttacataACAGTCAATGAGACTAAGCTTCAGAGCCGACAAATAAGGCTTCcttcacaaaataatgtaaaacacaaGGAATGTTTGTCTTAGGAATTTAGACTCACTGTGCAAAGTCTTATTTCTCCAACTTTTCTCCAACTAGTTTATAGCATTTTAACTAAATTGATACAGATATTTAAACttaagggaattttttttatgcaatccaaatatgcattttcttttttgatacaaaataatttagaaaagaatgaaaatgttcaACTTTCGACAATGTGATATACTTGCATGCCAAATGTCTATCATTTGTGCCAAATATTAGTCAAGAAACGGAAACAAGCTACAAATGATCACACGACTGACTGTAAATTCTgaaaggaaggggaaaaaaaagtaatatcaCTTGCAGGTTGCCATCCTTTAGAAGCGATCATATTTTAGCTCGCATGCGCCTCACCTGGACCCTCGGAAAGCCTCCCACAGCTGCCAAAGATGCAAAAACGGAATAGACCCTCTTCTATACCATTGCCGACGAACCAGCCGGTTCCCGCTACAGCCACAAGCTGAAATATCAGGGCCACCCCACAACAAGCGATCGCTCCACAGACAGGAATCTTGGGCACCTTGAAGGCCATATttcacttgtttcttttttactgttgCACAAGATTTTGATGTACTccgcaaacagaaaaaaaacacactttgCGTCCGATATTTCAGACTTTGAATACTTTACTTGTTGAATTTTTACCCTTTTTGAAGTCAGCTTCCCCGAAGAGTGTTGCAGATGTCAgcgggtcacgtgacgacatGTAGCATTGGTTATCAGCGGTTGGTTGAGGTGAATGATGAGTCTGGACACGTGATAAACGAGGAAACACTCGCTCAAAGGCTGGCCTAAAACGGTCAAAAGGCTGTAACTTTAGTTCTTCGTGTCACTTAAATTGTTCTATTGATGTTATATGATGCCACCAACGATAAAATTACTCCCCACCCTgttacataaacaaatatttgcacaCCATAAAGCTGAACAATGTTTTTGATTGTAATATAAGACAAGAAGAACTGTTTGATCTCTATAGACATGTGTATTTATGTTCTGACATTTCTTCTTATATTACTGGTTTATGTTGATGCTCATGTTTGAATACTTGTTTCTCACAAACTTTTTATAGGCTAGCACCAACTGGTCTCCATTATCGTCTAAGCTGAAAGAAATTCTTGTATAGAAATGTTTTTCGATAGTTTCACgctttaaactttaatttttttcatatttgttagAAAATACCACTTTTTTGAGTAGATGTTTGTGGTGTTAACCAATACACCGTACTAGCATTGTTTCAGTCCGATAAGACCATGTACAggagaataaagaaatatttagttcATCAAGCAGACCCTTGGAAGAAAATGATACTTTTATTTCCAGAACCATCTGAAGGAGAATAAACGCTCAACGGTGGATTTCCCAATTCTCTGATTTAGTATCTCTTGTGTCTAACACTTAAAGTGAAGTATAACCCTTTCAGGGAGGCCAGGGATTGTTACATCTGACCTACATGAAGACTCAAACGAAAAGAATGAGAGGTTTGAGGAATGTCAACAAGCTAGAGGTATCCCGTGTTTAATGCTTCGAGCAAATTCTAGCTGAAGTGCACACTATCATAGAGAGTTGTAAATTAAATAAGGGCCATCATGGCGAAAATACACGTGCACTTGTGAAGCAGGAAGAAGAAGTTTCTCGAAACAGCTTTGAGTATTCGTGTGCATTTTATACACACGGACTGTATACCCTACCCGTTCAGACTGAGTGGTTTAAGACTTTCTTTGTGTATCCACCGTCCACGAAGTTTTACTCTGTCAGCTTGGTCATCCTCACTTGGTTCTATAAGTCTTTCATTGTAaatctcatcactttttcttgcatctcttggttccacatcCTCTCCCAAAGGAACAGGAACAACCTTGTCTACCTTGTTAATATCCGTTTTAGGAACAAGGCAGAGGAACTGGGGAATCTTTAGTAATCAGCAGTTATGAATCCCTTAGCCTCTCTGTGATCACGTGTTTGCATTGATTTCTCACTCTTGCAGTCTGACTGTAGGTATGCGATGGCTGTAtacagaaccaatcgtcactgcaactcattcattccatgtgccattcgtttgataaactctactggccgtgaTGTACATTACAATGTTGTACTAGACTCAGGTGATCTAAGACAGTCCGCCAAATGTACCTATTGTtgctccctgtgtgtgtgttgaaaagAGAGGGAACTTATTCACTGTCGTCaatttgtatatgtatgtacttaTCTGTACATTGCTAGCATATGAGCAACATATATAATTGCCTTTGTTGATTaaaaaagttgtattgtattattgtattattgtaaacGTTGATAGCTCGTTGTTGAATTTTTGTTCTCCAGAACTCGTGTAGTTAACTGAGTGGAAATACTCATACACAATGatgtaattaaaaaagttaCTAGGAGTACCTGAGTGGTGAGCTTAGTATTAAAGCTGTGAACACGTTTTATAGACGCAGCGTCTGAGGCAGGTTCGAGGAAACAAGGGTCAAGTGGGGAGGGTTATCAGTGAGAGAATGTCTCTAGGAACACGAGGAAAGGTGTGTCAGTAAAAGTGTATCAAGGAAAGGGTGTGTGAAGGACTTAGGCTGAGATTCGAACTGTCAACTTCGACTTACAATTtatagctttctttttttttatattatcaaCACCACGCCCTTCGTTGGTTCGCAATGTGATAAGAAGATTGAAcgaattgtgtgtgtgatgtatgtgtataactgtatatatatatatagctatgtaTATACCTACACTTCTTCAaagaagtatttaaaaacaaaactgcttacGCAATGCATTTTGTATATAAAtgacataaagaaaacatagaCTTTAGCACAATAacttttaaatcagttttaattGTAAACAACGAAACTAAATCTGCCTCTTTGAAGGCCCTGTCTCAATTATGAAAAATTATCTTGCATtaatcaataaaatatacaGTTCCTGTATTGCACTGCCAGGCCGTACTAACACACCATGTCATTGAAGAATCATCACACGCAGTCTCGTATCAGCTGATGTGAATTTTTACACCAAGCCCAGGTACTTATTGAATATTCTCTATACAACGAAATGGTATTGGTGAATTTCCATTTGTGTATTCTCTCCACTTTTCTATACCTCTCAAAGTATGAACAAATAATTATTGATGTAAGGAtcaaatgcatgtatatataagtaTGTGTAATATAAGTATGTGTCATATCTTATTTGCTGATCAAGTCACTAATCTACAGCTCTTACTTCAGGTGATTTGAGCTTAACTTGATAACCAGAGTAATGCAATTAGTGAGGAAGATACAATACCAAAATTATAACTTTTAGTACAAAGTTAATGACCGTCAAAAACAagtacataatttttgtttgaaagccGATTGTACAGGGGGTAAAATTAGTTGATGTGGATTCTTGGCTCGGCACTTGTCAGTTAGCAGCCAGTGTCAGGTTCTGCTCATTCATAGAGCGACTCTCTGCCCACTCCAAACAGCACACCGGCGATTGCACTGAGGACACACGCGATGACTGAGAGGATGAAACCATATCCATACTTGGGGAAACTGAGAGAAGCCGCCTTAGCCCCAAACACGGCAAGTTCTATGATCAGGAAAATGACTGCAACAAAAATCAGCAATGATAAACGTTTCTACGGTTAACGAgcttacatttttataacacaGAGCGAGCacaagttttgtaaatgtttgcctTTCGGCTTGTCAGGATAACAGTAGTGCTCCACTTTAACTATTTGTATTGTTGCACATCCATCTAAGCGAAATCCCTTCAGTTCTTCTAACCTgatcacaaaataaactttggaGTCCACCGGGGTTAAAGCACAGCAAAGAATGACAATGGCTGCATGTTATGAAGAGCTGGCACATCACAAAACGTGTCCTTGCCAAGAAACGCCGAGAAACATCATCTATATTCATATatcctgtttatttttcataccGCCATCGTTGACTGGGTTCGACGTGATATAGCCTGAGGCACGTGGTCAAGCTCGAGCAACCAACCGTCGTTGATTGGGTGAATCTATGAAGTGTCACCTGTGTCACCCGTGCAAAACTGTCTTTTACCCGGATTGAGCGTTGAGGTAAacagccgtgacgtcacgggtATGACTAGATTAGAAAGAACCGAAACAGGGTGGATGTCTATGTACTTATGCACAAATAAAGCTCTCTTCACTTTGAAAAGTCTTTGATTATTCACTGTAGTATGAACACTGCGAGGCCTTATGTAGGTGGCACCGAGTTGAACCGGATGAACAAATAATTATCGATGGCAGTGtcaaatgtgtatatgtacatgtgtgtatatattcgCGCGTGTGCTTCTGCGTGCTCTGCTTAGGTTTGAATATGTGATACATACTCTGTGGTTAATCTCCTGGACAGAGGTGTGCGGCAATTGGCTCTGAACAATATACTTGTGCTTATTTTAgtaaaagaaggagaaagatttCTTATATATATTTCACTGATGTTTTGTACCATGTTGTCAGATGTACAATACAGCAGATGTCGctagcttttgttttcttggttaATAAGGAATAAGTCTGATGAAAGGGGACAAGTGTTTCTCAGGGTACTGTTGGAATGTTCAAAGTTTTACTGCCCCTTaatcaatatatttatttttcaatgaataTCATTCGGTCCCAGTTCTGCCTggtccaatttttttttttcactttttacgCCCGGGCATAAGTTGACAACGAGTTACAGATGCTCAcccaaacacacgcacgcacgctagCACGAAGATAAAACCATTTGAAGTTGGCTTTATTTTGATGACGAGTATTTATTATGTGTTCTTTGTTGGctctttaaacaaaaagtgCAAATAATGCTTCATCATGCTACTTATCGTCATAGATGTGAATGATTGCTTAAATGGTGGAGTGGATGTAGAGCACCAAACTCTACCCTTTGTATGTTTGCAATAGAAGCCTCTACTAGTGAAGGAAGGCACAAAAAGATAGTCACACAATAAAAATCTCGATTCAAATAAAGCGTGCTCGAGTgggtgttttgtgtgtgagagagagtgaaagagagagaaagggacagtGACAAAGCTTAACAATTTACTAAAATATTAATGCCTGACCAAGTCTCTAGTCTACAGTTCTAACTGAAGAGGACTTGAGTTTGATTTGATAACTAGAGtgatgcaatttttttacttaaaccCTCATGCGAGGAAAACACAATAgcaaaaatagtattttagtACAAAATTAATGAccatcaaaaacaaatatataattttgtttgaaacacGATTGTACATGGGGTAAAATTAGTTTATGTGGAGTCTTGGCTAAAGTTCTGGCATTTGTCAGTCAGCAGCCAGTGTCAGGTTCCACTCATTCATAGACACCCTTTCTTTTCCCCACTCCAAACAACACAGCGGCGATTGCACTGAGGATGCAAGCGATAACTGAGAGGATGAAACCATATCCGTACTGGGTGGTACCGAGAACAGACCGTCCACCAACTACCATCTCAGCCCCAAACACGGCAAGTTCTATGATCAGGAAAATGACTGCaaccaaaaacagaaacaacGATTAAAGTTTCTTTGAATAAGGCCCTTATGTTTTATGGAATTATGTTCACTTCTTACTATCCCCTCCCCCCGCCAcccaaaagaaaaagtttgtagaCCTACACCTAAATAATCTCCTGAAACACATACATCATATTCAGAATCAACAAACATGGCAACCACTTAGATGAAGACATACAAAGACACGAAGATTATTATCATGAATTGACTATTGTCATTATAACTGCtctaacaaatgtttatttctctcGTTCATCTAAGGGGGCATAACTATGTCATGCGACAGTCACGGGTGTTCCCCGTACTTTATAGCCTCCCTTGAGTAGCGCTTCATTCTCACAGCCTTTGTCTCATAGCT
This window of the Pomacea canaliculata isolate SZHN2017 linkage group LG4, ASM307304v1, whole genome shotgun sequence genome carries:
- the LOC112561574 gene encoding uncharacterized protein LOC112561574; this encodes MAFKVPKIPVCGAIACCGVALIFQLVAVAGTGWFVGNGIEEGLFRFCIFGSCGRLSEGPDWLKACRAFSILGLLTIAGSLVLGIPHAVLDNSVLSFGCIASSAATALFLVVELAVFGAKTVDAAKHLNYGYGFILSVIACVLSVIAAGLFAFGLRK